The sequence TGCAGCAGATAAAGGTCGATATGGTCGGTCTTCAGCCGGCGCAGGCTGCGCTCGCAGGCGGAGACAACGCCGTTGCGGCTGGCATTGTGCGGATAGACCTTGGTGACGAGGAACACCTTGTCGCGCAGCCCGGCCAGCGCCTCGCCGAGAAAGCGCTCGCAGGCGCCCTCGCCATACATTTCCGCCGTGTCGACCAGCGTCAGGCCGAGTTCGACGCCGAGGCGTACCGATTCGGTCTCCTCCGCCCGCACTTCGGGGCGCTCGCCCATCATCCAGGTGCCGATGCCGAGCGCCGGAACCTTGTGACCGCCGGGTAGAACCACCTTGCCGCTCATCTGCGCCTCCGTTTCATCCTCTGCCGGAGTGCCACTCCCGCGCCCTCGGCGCAAGCGGCGCGGGCGCCGTCGTGCTAATGTGCACGGGCACGCGCCCGCCGACCCTCACCGCCCGGAACCCGATGCCGCCCTCGCCGACCCCCGACCCCCGCGCGCCCGCCCCTGCCTCGCCCGTGCCGGAGCCGGCGCTGGCCATCGGCCTGTCGGCGGTGATCGTGGCGGTGACCGGCGACGACCCGAAGGTGCTGACGCTGCGTCATGAGGACGGGCGTGATTCGCTGCCCTCCGGCCCGCTGGAGCGCGGGCACCGCACGCTGGAAATGGGCCTGCGCAGCTGGGTGGAACGGCAGACGCTGCAGGAACTCGGCTATGTCGAGCAGCTCTACACCTTCGGCGACCGCGACCGCGGCGAGGACGGCACGCGCGCGCTCTCGCTCGCCTATCTCGCCCTCGTGCGCGAGGCGCGCCCGGCCGCCGACACCGATGCCGCCTGGCAGAGCTGGTACCGCTATTTCCCGTGGGAGGACTGGCGCAGCGGCCGCCCCGCCGTGCTCGACACGCTGGAGCACGGGCTGCGCTCCTGGGCGGCGGGCGCGGCCCAGGGACGGCTGAGCGAGCGACGCGCCGAGCGCATCGCCCTGTGCTTCGGTGGGCCGAGCGGCAGCACCGAGGCCGGCTGGAACGAGGAGCGGGTGCTGGAGCGCTACGAGCTGCTCTATGAGGCCGGGCTGGTGGGCGAAGCGCTGCGCGAGCGCGGCTCGGACCGCGTCGCCGCTGCGCCTTCCGGGCGCGAAATGCGCGAGGACCATCGCCGCATGCTGGCGCTCGCCATCGCAAGGCTGCGCGGCAAGATCAAATACCGGCCTGTGGTGTTCGAGCTGATGCCGCCGGCCTTCTCGCTCGGCCAGCTGCAGCAGGCGGTGGAGGCGCTGTCCGGGGCGCGGCTGCACAAGCAGAATTTCCGCCGGCTGGTGGAGCAGCAGCGGCTGGTGGAAGAGACCGGCGAGAGCACCGCGGAAACCGGCGGGCGCCCCGCCCGTCTGGTGCGCTTCCGCCGCGAGGTGCTGCTGGAGCGCCCGGCGCCGGGGGTGAGGTTGCCGGGAGGGTTCGGGCGGCGGTGAGGGACACGACGTCGCGGCCCTGCCGCGTTGCCCCTTTGGCGGATGCACGCAGTGCGGGAAGTACGATAAAGTTACCCCTCGCGAGACAGGCCGAAGGGGGAACGGTCATGGGCTATAATCTGATGATCTTCGAGCCGTCAGCGGCGCCGAGGGAGCGCGGTCCGTTTCTGGCATGGTACGAGCAACAGGTCGACTGGAACGACACCGACGACTACGACGATTACGATTCGACCACGCCCCGGCTGCGCGCCTTTTTCCTCGACATGGTTGCCACTCACCCGCCGATCAATGGCCCCTTGGCGGCGGATGAGCTGGACGATTCCAACATAACCCTCACCGACTACAGCATCGGGCGCGACATCATCTATCTCGGCGGCAGCTGGGAGATTGCCGACACCGCCCTCGCCCTTGCCCTCCAGCTGGCGGAAAAGCACGGGCTCGGCGTGTTCGACACCACCTCCGGGGTGGTGTGGCTGCCGGCGAAAGGAAAGATGGCGCCCGCCTTCGAAACGGCGCCCGCCCAGGGGGAACGCCCGCCTGCTCTTCTCGATCGGGCAATCGCCGCCTTGGCAAGATGGTTCAAGCGCGGCCGTTGAGCCAGGGCGAGGCGCGGCGGTGAGAGAAATCAAGCATGGGCGACTCTTTGGACGATAAAATGACGATCCGGGAGGCCTATCGGACGATGTTCCTGTTCCTTGAGAAGGAATGGGAGCTCACCGGCCGGCCGGACGAACTTGGCTCTCTGCTTGGCAGCCTGTCGACGCTGGAAGACGGATTGCCGGTCGACCCCGCCAATTGGGAGCAATGGCTTGAGGCGGTGAAGGCGGCGCGGGAGAGTACTGACGAGATAACTCGCCTGCACTTGACCAAAACCGAAGTCAAAAAGTGAAGTAACGCAGTCAGCGCCCGGCGGCATCGGCGGCGGTGAGGGTCATTCCGCCCAGGGGTCGATGACCGGCACGCCCGCCGCCTCAAAGGGCGCGCGGTCGCGGGTGGCGACGCGGAAACCATGCGCGGTGGCGATGGCGGCGATCTGGCCGTCCGCCACGGAAATCGCCCGCCCGGCGCTCCGGGCTTGCGCCACCAGCCGGGCGAAGGCGTGCGCGGCGGCCGCGTCGAACGGCAGGATGCGGCTATCGAACAAGGTATCAAGAAGTTCGGCCAGGCCCGCGCGCAGTTCCTCGCGCCGGCGGCCGGCGGGCAGGATTTCCGCGCCGAGCATGAGTTCAGACAGGCTGGTGCCGGTCAGAAACAGCGTCGACGCGGCCTGACGGTCGAGCCAGTCCAGCACCGCAGGGCTGCCGGCCGGGCGCATCGGCTCGGAGACGACATTGGTGATTCGAGGATGATCATTCAAACGAGGCCGGCTCAGCCGGGTCGCTCGCACGCATGGGCTCGAACTCGATCCCATTGAAGCGACGACCGAAGGCAGCGAGGGCCGAGCCGACCTTGACCCGCTCCGGCGGGCGCACAGCGGCCTGCAATATTTCGCGGATCTCCGCTTCCGTGCTGCGCCCATGGCGCGCCGCCCGGTCCTTGAGGGCACGGTGAACCTCGTCGGGAAGGTTGCGAATGGTGACGGCCGACATGGCTTCTCCTCAAGGCGCCCTGATATCACATGAGGAAGGTTGATATCAATTTAATGTCCGCCACGATCCAAAATCCTCATGACCCGATTTGTGACGAACTGTTGACAGCGACTTATACTCAGTCCTAGCATAATGACGATCCGCCGGGCCCTGCTGCCCGGTTCTCTTTGGCCCTACATATACTCATAACGAGCATAATGGAGAGGACGATGCTGGAATTCGATGTCGCGGCCCCCGCCGAGCGCACCGAATCCTTCGCGCCCGCGCAGGAGAGGCCCGCCCCCGCCACGCCGGCGCTGGGGCAGCTCTATGCCCGCGTCGCCAAGCACGTCACCCCGGCGGAATGGCCGCTGATCGCCCGCGAGGTCGAGGCGATCGAGCGCCTGAAGCGGGAGCGCAACGCCGTGGTGCTCGGCCACAATTACCAGGCGCCGGAAATCTTTAACACCGTGGCGGACATTGTCGGGGATTCGCTCGCCCTCGCCCGCGAGGCGGTGACGGTGGATGCCGACGTGATCGTCATGGCCGGCGTGCACTTCATGGCCGAGACCGCCAAGCTCTTGAACCCGTCCAAGACCGTGCTGATGCCGGATATGGGCGCGGGCTGCTCACTGGCCGACAGCATCACCGCCGCCGATATCCGCCTGCTGAAACAACGCTATCCCGGCGTGCCCGTCGTCACCTATGTCAACACCTCGGCCGAGGTGAAGGCGGAGAGCGATTATTGCTGCACGTCAGGCAATGCGGTGAAGGTGGTGCGCGCGGTGGCGAAGGAATGGGGCGTCACCCGCATCCTCATGCTCCCCGACGAGTTCCTCGCGCAGAATGTGCAGAAGGAAGTCCCCGAGCTGGAGCTGATCGCCTGGAAGGGCCATTGCGAAGTGCATGAGCGCTTCACCCCGCAGGATATTCGCGACCTGCGCGAGAACCATCCCGGCGTCGTGGTGCTGGCGCATCCCGAATGCCCGCCGGAAGTGGTGGCGGAAGCCGATTATGCCGGCTCCACCGCCGGCATGGCGGATTATGTGCGCGACGAGAAGCCGGCGCGGGTGGTGCTGATCACCGAATGCTCGATGGCCGACAATGTGGCGGTGAACCACCCCGACATCGAATTCGTGCGCCCGTGCAATCTCTGCCCGCATATGCGCCGCATCACCCTGCCGAACATCCGCCGGGCGCTGGAGACGATGACGACGCAGGTCGAGATCGACCCCGCTATTGCCGACCGCGCCCGCCTCGCCGTCGAGCGCATGCTCGCCATCCGCTGATCGCGGCCCCCTCGCTCGCAGCCCGGAAAGGCCACACCGTGAGCCATTCGCGTGAGAACATCGTCGTGGTCGGCGGCGGGGTGGCCGGTCTTGCCACCGCGCTGCGGCTGGCCCCGCTCCCGGTGACGCTGGTCGTCGCCGCGCCGCTGGGGGCGGAGGCCGCCACCGGCTGGGCGCAGGGCGGCATCGCCGCCGCGCTGGGCCCCGACGACCGGCTGGATCTGCATGCCATCGACACGCTGGCCGCCGGTGCCGGCCTGTCCGAGCCGGAGGTGGCGCGCCGCGTGGCAGCGGCGGCACCGGAGGCGATCGACTGGCTGGTCGGGCTCGGCACGCCCTTCGACCGCGA comes from Ancylobacter polymorphus and encodes:
- a CDS encoding NUDIX hydrolase; this encodes MPPSPTPDPRAPAPASPVPEPALAIGLSAVIVAVTGDDPKVLTLRHEDGRDSLPSGPLERGHRTLEMGLRSWVERQTLQELGYVEQLYTFGDRDRGEDGTRALSLAYLALVREARPAADTDAAWQSWYRYFPWEDWRSGRPAVLDTLEHGLRSWAAGAAQGRLSERRAERIALCFGGPSGSTEAGWNEERVLERYELLYEAGLVGEALRERGSDRVAAAPSGREMREDHRRMLALAIARLRGKIKYRPVVFELMPPAFSLGQLQQAVEALSGARLHKQNFRRLVEQQRLVEETGESTAETGGRPARLVRFRREVLLERPAPGVRLPGGFGRR
- a CDS encoding type II toxin-antitoxin system VapC family toxin, producing MNDHPRITNVVSEPMRPAGSPAVLDWLDRQAASTLFLTGTSLSELMLGAEILPAGRRREELRAGLAELLDTLFDSRILPFDAAAAHAFARLVAQARSAGRAISVADGQIAAIATAHGFRVATRDRAPFEAAGVPVIDPWAE
- a CDS encoding FitA-like ribbon-helix-helix domain-containing protein, encoding MSAVTIRNLPDEVHRALKDRAARHGRSTEAEIREILQAAVRPPERVKVGSALAAFGRRFNGIEFEPMRASDPAEPASFE
- the nadA gene encoding quinolinate synthase NadA, with protein sequence MLEFDVAAPAERTESFAPAQERPAPATPALGQLYARVAKHVTPAEWPLIAREVEAIERLKRERNAVVLGHNYQAPEIFNTVADIVGDSLALAREAVTVDADVIVMAGVHFMAETAKLLNPSKTVLMPDMGAGCSLADSITAADIRLLKQRYPGVPVVTYVNTSAEVKAESDYCCTSGNAVKVVRAVAKEWGVTRILMLPDEFLAQNVQKEVPELELIAWKGHCEVHERFTPQDIRDLRENHPGVVVLAHPECPPEVVAEADYAGSTAGMADYVRDEKPARVVLITECSMADNVAVNHPDIEFVRPCNLCPHMRRITLPNIRRALETMTTQVEIDPAIADRARLAVERMLAIR